In Fragaria vesca subsp. vesca unplaced genomic scaffold, FraVesHawaii_1.0 scf0511549, whole genome shotgun sequence, the following are encoded in one genomic region:
- the LOC101310077 gene encoding 1-aminocyclopropane-1-carboxylate oxidase homolog 1-like: LHYSLIYNLLLVTTNYYDLQTQKKTVDTSDRTSELKAFDDTKAGVKGLLDAGVKTIPRIFHSRSQPNVDQREGGDDDARFSIPTIDLQGGKIQADSALRAEVMEKVRHACEKWGFFQVVNHGIPVNVLDEVIRGIREFHEQDSELKKEFYTRTPGKKVYYHSNYDLYQASSTDWRDTLGCFMAPNPPKPEELPSVCRDIVIEYSKHVMEVGLTLFEILSESLGLNPNHLKDMNCAEGLLLLGHCYPACPEPDLTFGASKHTDGTFITILLQDQVGGLQALYENQWVNVPPMYGALVVNVGDLLQLITNDKFISLAHRVRAKNVGPRTSVASFFRSERNTKVFGPIKELLSEENPQIYQEVDIKDYVRYYYSEGKENSPLLHFKL; this comes from the exons CCTTGCACTACTCTTTAATCTATAATCTCTTGCTTGTTACCACCAATTATTATGACTTGCAAACCCAGAAGAAAACGGTGGACACAAGTGACCGCACAAGTGAACTAAAAGCATTTGATGATACAAAAGCCGGTGTGAAAGGACTACTCGATGCAGGAGTCAAAACAATCCCTCGCATTTTCCACTCCAGATCACAACCAAATGTTGATCAGAGGGAGGGAGGTGATGATGATGCCCGGTTCAGTATTCCAACCATCGATCTTCAAGGCGGCAAAATCCAAGCAGACTCAGCTTTACGAGCTGAGGTCATGGAGAAAGTTCGGCATGCGTGTGAGAAATGGGGTTTCTTTCAAGTAGTGAATCATGGAATTCCTGTAAATGTTTTGGATGAGGTGATTCGAGGGATACGCGAGTTCCATGAGCAGGATAGTGAGCTAAAGAAAGAGTTCTATACAAGGACTCCCGGGAAGAAAGTGTATTATCATTCTAACTATGATTTGTACCAAGCTTCATCAACTGACTGGAGAGACACACTTGGCTGTTTCATGGCTCCTAATCCACCCAAACCAGAAGAATTACCGTCAGTATGCAG AGATATAGTGATCGAGTACTCAAAGCATGTGATGGAGGTGGGATTAACATTGTTCGAGATACTATCTGAGTCTCTTGGGCTTAATCCGAACCATCTCAAAGACATGAACTGCGCCGAggggcttcttcttctgggtCACTGCTATCCAGCATGCCCTGAACCAGACTTGACTTTCGGCGCCAGCAAGCACACTGATGGTACTTTCATCACCATTCTCTTGCAAGACCAAGTAGGCGGTCTCCAAGCTTTGTATGAGAATCAATGGGTTAATGTTCCCCCCATGTATGGGGCTCTAGTTGTCAATGTTGGAGACCTTCTTCAG CTCATAACAAATGACAAGTTTATTAGCTTGGCTCACAGAGTTAGAGCGAAGAATGTAGGGCCAAGAACATCTGTGGCAAGCTTTTTCAGATCTGAGCGGAACACAAAAGTTTTCGGACCAATTAAGGAGTTGTTATCAGAAGAGAACCCCCAAATCTACCAAGAAGTTGATATTAAAGATTATGTCAGGTACTACTACTCAGAAGGGAAGGAGAACTCCCCATTACTACATTTCAAGCTGTGA